One segment of Pseudoalteromonas rubra DNA contains the following:
- a CDS encoding STAS domain-containing protein, with protein sequence MSLSKNASADGKTLTIQIKGKFDFNLVQSFRQAYADVGNQTEKVVVDLRDTDYMDSSALGMLLNMKKTLGDSVSSIQISNCRPQLKKILQISRFDKKFDID encoded by the coding sequence ATGAGCCTGAGCAAAAATGCTTCAGCGGATGGAAAAACTCTAACGATTCAAATCAAAGGGAAATTTGATTTCAACTTGGTCCAGTCTTTTCGTCAGGCCTATGCCGACGTAGGTAATCAAACGGAGAAAGTGGTCGTTGATCTTCGCGACACTGACTACATGGATAGCTCCGCATTAGGTATGCTGCTCAACATGAAGAAGACCCTGGGTGATTCGGTATCTAGTATACAGATCAGTAATTGCAGACCCCAGCTGAAGAAAATCTTACAAATTTCACGCTTCGATAAAAAATTTGATATTGACTAA
- a CDS encoding stress response translation initiation inhibitor YciH, translating to MSESRLVYSTESGRIKHTESQQEPEVKLFKDGAVRIERQTKGRKGKGVMLVVGIDPAEHDLKKLAKTLKSKMGQGGALKDNIIEIQGDDRDKLKTLLEAQGFKVKIAGG from the coding sequence ATGTCAGAAAGTCGTTTGGTGTACTCCACCGAGTCTGGCCGGATCAAACATACCGAAAGCCAGCAAGAACCAGAAGTGAAATTATTTAAAGACGGCGCGGTGCGAATAGAGCGACAGACAAAAGGCCGCAAAGGAAAAGGCGTAATGCTGGTTGTGGGTATCGACCCTGCCGAACACGACCTGAAAAAATTAGCAAAAACCCTGAAAAGTAAAATGGGCCAGGGCGGTGCACTCAAAGACAACATCATTGAGATCCAGGGAGATGACCGCGACAAGCTTAAAACCTTGTTAGAAGCGCAGGGCTTTAAGGTTAAAATAGCCGGCGGCTAA
- a CDS encoding amino acid aminotransferase, whose protein sequence is MFSELKPLPTDPILGLMAAYKKDTNPNKIDLGVGVYKDEQGHTPVLKAVKKAEAFRLENETTKSYIGLAGNLDYCDKMEKLLLGNEHPALLANRIRTAQAPGGTGALRVAAEFIKRCNADATVWVTNPTWANHIGLFEAAGLTVKEYPYYDYENKGLLFDEMIEALKQVPKGDIVLLHACCHNPSGMDLNAEQWQVVAELAKDVGFTPLVDIAYQGFGSGLEEDAQGLRLLAATVDEMLICSSCSKNFGLYRERIGACSFVAKDTAVADVANSVLLSVVRSIYSMPPAHGADIVNTILGSEELTQEWHQELAEMRDRINGLRSLLKDNLNAKDAGQDFSFIESQNGMFSFLGINKAQIDRLREEYSIYIVGSSRVNVAGVSKENIDYFADAVAAVLK, encoded by the coding sequence ATGTTTTCAGAACTAAAACCACTTCCGACGGATCCAATCCTGGGCCTGATGGCCGCCTATAAAAAAGATACTAACCCAAATAAGATTGACCTAGGGGTTGGGGTGTATAAAGACGAACAGGGTCATACCCCGGTTCTGAAGGCGGTAAAAAAGGCTGAAGCGTTTCGTCTGGAAAATGAAACAACTAAATCTTACATTGGTTTAGCGGGTAACCTGGATTACTGCGACAAGATGGAAAAGTTGTTGCTCGGTAATGAACACCCGGCCTTACTGGCGAATCGTATCAGAACAGCTCAGGCGCCAGGTGGTACAGGTGCTTTACGTGTTGCTGCTGAATTTATTAAGCGTTGCAATGCAGATGCTACGGTATGGGTGACAAACCCAACTTGGGCAAACCACATTGGCTTGTTTGAAGCCGCTGGTCTGACAGTTAAAGAATACCCGTACTACGACTATGAAAACAAAGGCCTGCTGTTCGATGAAATGATTGAAGCGCTAAAGCAGGTACCAAAAGGTGACATCGTGTTACTTCACGCATGCTGTCATAACCCAAGTGGTATGGATTTAAACGCAGAGCAATGGCAAGTCGTTGCTGAGTTAGCAAAAGATGTGGGCTTTACACCACTTGTTGACATTGCGTATCAGGGCTTTGGAAGCGGCCTGGAAGAAGATGCTCAGGGTCTGCGTCTGCTAGCTGCTACGGTCGACGAGATGCTTATCTGTTCTTCTTGCTCTAAGAACTTTGGTCTTTACCGTGAACGCATCGGAGCATGCTCATTCGTTGCTAAGGATACGGCTGTGGCAGACGTGGCCAACTCCGTGTTACTCAGCGTTGTACGTAGCATCTACTCAATGCCTCCTGCACACGGTGCGGACATTGTGAACACTATTCTGGGTAGCGAGGAGCTGACTCAGGAGTGGCATCAGGAGCTGGCTGAAATGCGTGACCGTATTAATGGCCTGCGTAGCCTGCTTAAAGACAATCTGAATGCCAAAGATGCGGGACAGGACTTCTCTTTCATTGAAAGTCAGAATGGAATGTTCTCATTCCTGGGTATAAATAAGGCACAAATCGACAGATTACGTGAGGAATATTCAATTTATATTGTTGGTTCCAGCCGCGTAAACGTTGCAGGTGTGAGCAAAGAGAATATCGATTACTTTGCGGATGCCGTTGCTGCTGTTCTGAAATAA
- a CDS encoding SpoIIE family protein phosphatase, translating into MLILVVDDQPLNCRLLQTMLEHQHYDVLIANNGQEALNLLYEHDVDIVLLDVMMPVMDGFETAPKIKEHAGDVYLPVIFITALEDHASFEKCLHVGGDDFIHKPFDRIVLSAKIRAHARTRKLSKEAHEQKKQLEYHYNQIEREHEIVEHIFRNALSGQQDFADLCDYHLSPASMFNGDMFLMAKSPIGGFYCLLGDFTGHGLAAAVGALPASKIFYTMVQKGMAVNDIAAELNSSLNTLLPGHMFCAAAIIEISSSGRNLSAWLGGFPDIYLIDGQGQVLKTIESQHMSLGILDEDEFERNTLHFEVDVGTRIVMATDGIIESEAPDGELFGEQRLIDVLSCKVDISTKDIIQQVREYSGHKEQQDDLSIAIINCLPDTSTEALPPEYSTLPFNISISLNAQQMRYTDPVLELVDILSQVEGLHAHRSNVFLLLSEAYNNSLDHGVLGLKSDLKNQDDGFIEYYQQRAIALESLKDALIIINVRFCPEEFCLVFNICDSGNGFDHSSTALHQSQQEHGRGVELLSEIAKSVTYNQVGNEVELVYSLR; encoded by the coding sequence ATGTTAATTTTGGTTGTGGATGACCAGCCACTCAATTGTCGATTGCTACAAACCATGCTTGAGCACCAACACTATGACGTGTTGATAGCGAATAATGGTCAGGAAGCGTTGAATTTGCTCTACGAGCACGATGTGGATATTGTTTTGTTGGACGTAATGATGCCAGTAATGGATGGCTTCGAGACCGCGCCCAAGATTAAAGAGCATGCAGGTGATGTATACTTGCCTGTGATATTCATCACCGCGCTGGAAGATCACGCCAGTTTTGAAAAGTGCCTTCATGTTGGAGGAGATGACTTCATACATAAACCGTTCGACAGAATTGTGCTGTCTGCCAAGATCCGTGCGCATGCCAGAACGAGAAAGCTCAGTAAAGAAGCCCATGAGCAAAAGAAACAGCTAGAGTACCACTACAATCAAATCGAACGAGAACACGAAATCGTCGAGCATATTTTCCGTAATGCTTTGTCTGGGCAGCAAGATTTTGCGGATTTATGTGACTATCACCTGTCACCTGCCTCAATGTTTAACGGCGATATGTTCCTGATGGCAAAAAGCCCGATTGGTGGCTTTTACTGCTTGTTAGGTGATTTTACCGGACACGGCCTGGCTGCAGCAGTGGGGGCGTTGCCTGCATCTAAGATTTTTTACACTATGGTGCAAAAAGGGATGGCGGTGAATGATATTGCAGCAGAGCTTAATAGTTCATTGAATACGCTGCTACCCGGTCATATGTTTTGCGCTGCCGCTATTATAGAAATCAGCAGTTCCGGGAGAAACCTGTCTGCCTGGTTAGGTGGATTTCCGGACATCTATCTGATAGATGGTCAGGGGCAAGTACTTAAAACCATCGAGTCTCAGCACATGTCTCTTGGGATACTCGACGAGGATGAGTTTGAGCGTAATACGCTGCACTTTGAAGTGGATGTGGGCACCCGTATTGTGATGGCAACGGATGGTATTATTGAAAGTGAGGCCCCGGATGGTGAATTATTTGGTGAGCAGCGTCTGATAGATGTATTGAGTTGCAAAGTTGATATCTCGACGAAGGATATTATTCAGCAAGTGCGCGAGTACAGTGGGCATAAAGAGCAGCAGGATGATTTGAGCATCGCAATTATTAACTGTCTGCCTGATACTTCCACGGAAGCCCTACCTCCAGAGTATTCAACTCTACCATTTAACATTAGTATTTCGCTGAATGCGCAACAGATGAGATATACCGATCCGGTTCTGGAGTTAGTAGATATCTTGTCGCAAGTAGAAGGTCTGCACGCGCACAGGTCAAATGTGTTCTTATTACTCTCTGAGGCATACAACAATTCGCTCGACCATGGTGTATTGGGATTGAAATCGGATTTGAAAAATCAGGACGATGGCTTTATTGAATATTATCAGCAAAGAGCAATAGCACTGGAAAGTCTCAAAGATGCGCTGATCATCATCAATGTGCGCTTCTGTCCGGAGGAGTTTTGCCTAGTTTTCAATATCTGTGACTCGGGAAATGGTTTCGATCACAGTTCAACGGCACTGCATCAATCGCAACAGGAGCATGGCAGGGGCGTCGAGTTACTCTCTGAGATTGCAAAAAGTGTGACGTATAATCAGGTCGGTAACGAGGTGGAGTTGGTTTATTCGCTTCGATGA
- a CDS encoding YebG family protein, whose product MAVIVKYVVERNGVERMTFTSKKEADAYDKMLDVAEALEGMLEKVDVPLSEQQVESLALEIAKQKDDFMAILKGGKVSTKKDTEEKPANKKGDDDKVTAIKQA is encoded by the coding sequence ATGGCGGTTATCGTTAAGTATGTGGTAGAAAGAAATGGAGTAGAGCGTATGACATTTACCAGCAAAAAAGAGGCTGATGCTTATGATAAAATGCTGGATGTTGCAGAAGCGCTTGAAGGCATGTTAGAAAAAGTAGATGTTCCACTCAGTGAGCAGCAGGTTGAGTCGCTTGCACTGGAAATTGCCAAACAAAAAGACGATTTTATGGCCATCTTAAAAGGGGGTAAAGTGTCAACAAAGAAAGACACTGAAGAGAAACCCGCTAACAAAAAAGGGGATGATGATAAGGTTACGGCCATCAAACAAGCCTAA
- a CDS encoding GAF domain-containing protein: MISTYLSHCNLSISEAAVAGQLAELDAYLDTHSLSAIWSYQIPELGEGGSCSLFGNLQEAPFLLTDYVSRNNESEQQLSRLQTIAGYVKTATGVDWFGIYQARSAEGIQQLLKLAYYGAPSRPLFPITETFAATSNNIQTYLSEQARVINNIPDYVAQGGEYYTCDPKVQAEVCLPLLNQQGECLGIIDAEAFEQECFDEYKLAVLVAACLRSIEYLPS; the protein is encoded by the coding sequence ATGATTTCTACCTATCTTTCTCACTGTAATTTATCAATCAGCGAAGCCGCAGTGGCGGGTCAGCTCGCAGAGCTGGATGCATACCTTGATACCCATAGCCTTAGTGCAATATGGTCATACCAAATCCCTGAACTTGGCGAGGGGGGCAGTTGTAGCCTATTTGGTAATTTGCAGGAAGCGCCCTTCTTACTGACGGATTATGTTAGCCGTAACAATGAAAGCGAACAGCAGTTATCGCGTTTACAGACCATTGCTGGATACGTCAAAACTGCCACAGGGGTGGATTGGTTTGGGATTTATCAGGCGCGGTCGGCTGAAGGAATACAGCAGTTGTTAAAGCTGGCTTACTATGGTGCACCCAGTCGTCCTCTGTTTCCGATTACCGAGACGTTTGCTGCTACATCAAACAACATTCAGACGTATTTGTCTGAGCAGGCACGTGTGATCAATAACATCCCTGATTATGTGGCTCAGGGAGGCGAGTATTATACCTGCGACCCTAAAGTACAAGCAGAGGTGTGTTTGCCGCTGTTAAATCAACAGGGTGAGTGTCTGGGGATTATTGATGCAGAAGCTTTTGAGCAGGAGTGCTTCGATGAATACAAGCTGGCAGTTTTAGTTGCCGCTTGTCTTCGCTCGATTGAGTATCTTCCAAGCTAA